DNA sequence from the Cohnella herbarum genome:
CCCGATCATGGCGGCGTCGTTCGCGCTCGGAGATTAGCCGATGCGCTTCAAGCGCCTCTGGCGATTATCGATAAACGCAGACCCGAGCCTAACGTCGTCGAAGTGATGAATATTATCGGGGACGTGTCCGGTCGTACGGCCATACTGATCGACGACATCATCGACACTGCCGGCACGATAGCGCTTGCGGCCAATGCGCTGAAGGAAGCCGGAGCGGCGGATATCTACGCTTGCTGTACGCATCCTGTGCTATCCGGGCCGGCCATTGAACGTTTGGATGCCTCGCCTATCGTCGAGATCGTTATCACGGATACGATCCCTCTAAGACAGCCTTGCGCTACCAATAAGGTAAAAGTATTGTCCGTAGCTCCGCTCATCGCGGAAGCCATCGTGAGGATTCACGAGAAGCAATCGATCAGTAAGCTATTCGAGCCTCATGTTTAATGATCACCTCCCTAGGGTAAAACAAGGTTAGACGTTCAGAGGAGGTAATCAGGTATGAGTGCGAGTTTAAGCGTACAAGCGCGAGAGGCTTCAACGAAGGGCGATCTAAGAAAGGTGCGATCATCGGGTAAGGTTCCGGGAATCGTATACGGAAAGGGACTTGAACAGCCGTCGATGATCTCGATTGAAGCGAAGGACCTGGCAACGATGCTGAGAAGTTATCCGAATGCGGTTATAGAGATGGACATTCCGGGCGCAGGAAAACACCCCGTAATGATGGCGGAAATGCAAAGAGATTCCATGTCGCGGCAAGTGCTGCACATAGACTTCAAACGCATAAATATGAACGAGAAGATTACGACGGGCGCGCGGTTGGAAGTAACGGGAGTTTCTCCGGGCGAAAAAGAAGGCGGAATGCTCCAAACCGTGCTGCACGAAATCGAAATCGAGTGTTATCCTAGGGATATTCCCGAATCCATTACCGTGGATGTAAGCGGCTTGGGGGTTGGCGAGCATCTGACGATCAGCGACTTGATTCTACCTAACGGCGTCGAGGCTACGCAAGATCCAGAGACGGTTATCCTTGCGGTTCTGGCTCCTCAGAAGGAACGTACGGAAGAGGAACTGGATGCGCTTAATGACGAAGCGGAGGAAGACCGCAAGCATTCGGAAGCCGCTACGGCGGTCGACAAGGGGTAATAGAGGAGGGGGCGCCGTTCGCGGCATCCCCTTTTGCATTTACATGGGACCTTGCAAACCGCAAACCGCAAACCGCAAACCGCAAACCGCAAACCGCAAACCGCAAACCGCAAACCGCAAACCGCAAACCGCAAACCGCAAACCGCAAACCGCAAACCGCAAACCGCAAACCGCAAACCGCAAACCGCAAACCGCAAACCGCAAACCGCAAGTCGGCCAATTGATGAATATAGAGTACTCACAGTTCGCTACAGATCAGTGCGAGGCGTCGGATGATGGCTATAGAGTACTCACAGTACGCTACAGTTCATTCTTAGACATCGCATGGTGATTATAGAGTACTCACAGTGCGCTACAGGTCAGTACAAGGCATCGCATGGAGGCTATAGAGTACTCACTGAGCTAGAGTCAGCGGTAAGACATCGGAAGGGGGTACAGAGCTCTCAGTGCGCTATAAATCGGGAATGATCAAGTAGGGGGAAAAAGAAAAGACCATCAACGCCGTGACGGTCTTTTCTTCTTTTCTTTTTGCTTATGGAAAACAACATTGCTGTTAGTATCCTGGACGCGAGACGAAGGTAAATTGCTTGCGGTTGTAGAAAATATTATTGACCTGAACGAATTCTTTGCCATAATATTCGATGAACCCGATATCGCTATGCCGCCGACCGCAGTAAATTTGCACTGGAACCTCTGAAGACATATGATCTAGGAAGTGCCGATCATCATAAATCATCTGACCGTTCATGTACACATCAATTCACCCCTCTTTCTCTGTAGAGTCTGTATTCATTAGGACACATGAGCGGCAAAAATCGTTGCACCCCCGAGAAAATAATTTTATCGTTAGTACCGTGGAGGATGAATAACGTTATGCGATGGATTGTAGGATTAGGTAATCCGGGAGCCACTTATGCCCATACAAGGCATAATGCCGGTTTCATGGTCATAGACGAAATGGCACGCCGACTGAATACCCAGGTCAATACGCAGAAATGCAAAGCTTTGGTCGGAGAAGCAAGAATGGGAGATACGAAAGTCGCGCTCTTGAAGCCGCAGACTTATATGAATCTATCCGGAGAGTCGCTCCGGGCGTTTATGGACTATTACAAAGTAAAGCTCGAAGACATGATCGTCGTATACGATGATCTCGACACGGAGATCGGCCGTATTCGGCTGAGGTATCAAGGCAGTCCGGGAGGACACAATGGAATTAAATCGATTATCCAGCACATGGGGACCCAGAATTTCAACCGAGTTCGAATTGGGATATCACGCCCTAAGCCGGGAATGGTGATATCGGATTACGTGCTGTCCGCATTTGCGAAATCGGAGCAAGCCGATTTGCGCAAATCGGTGGAAGAAGCGTGCGATGCGATCGAATATTCGTTCACCCATTCCTTCGAACAGACGATGGCCAAGTATAACGCCAAGGGATGATACGCTCAAGCATAAATGGCTTACGCCGTCCTTAGGGAAGCGCGGAAACGTTTATGTCGAAGACGATTCAGAAATGAATAGAGAATTATTATACCTTCGGAATCGTTAAAAATGACGGTTTGCGGGAATACTGGATAAGGAAGCGGGAACTGCCGCATAACCTAACTCCAGGAGGCATACATATGGCTGTAAACTATATTTGCCGACATTGCAGCATGCCGCTCGGAAGCTTCGAGAATGCCGATGTACCGGAATACCGGCTCGGGTTGCATTTCTTGACCCCCGAAGAGCGAAAGCGTATAATAGCGTATAATTCCAACGGGGACGTGACCGTACGGGTAATCTGCGATTATTGCAGCCAAACATTGGATGCGAACCCCGAGTTGGCTTTGTTGTCCAACCCATTGCA
Encoded proteins:
- a CDS encoding 50S ribosomal protein L25 is translated as MSASLSVQAREASTKGDLRKVRSSGKVPGIVYGKGLEQPSMISIEAKDLATMLRSYPNAVIEMDIPGAGKHPVMMAEMQRDSMSRQVLHIDFKRINMNEKITTGARLEVTGVSPGEKEGGMLQTVLHEIEIECYPRDIPESITVDVSGLGVGEHLTISDLILPNGVEATQDPETVILAVLAPQKERTEEELDALNDEAEEDRKHSEAATAVDKG
- the pth gene encoding aminoacyl-tRNA hydrolase, with the protein product MRWIVGLGNPGATYAHTRHNAGFMVIDEMARRLNTQVNTQKCKALVGEARMGDTKVALLKPQTYMNLSGESLRAFMDYYKVKLEDMIVVYDDLDTEIGRIRLRYQGSPGGHNGIKSIIQHMGTQNFNRVRIGISRPKPGMVISDYVLSAFAKSEQADLRKSVEEACDAIEYSFTHSFEQTMAKYNAKG
- a CDS encoding anti-sigma-F factor Fin family protein, with the protein product MAVNYICRHCSMPLGSFENADVPEYRLGLHFLTPEERKRIIAYNSNGDVTVRVICDYCSQTLDANPELALLSNPLQ